From Mobula hypostoma chromosome 3, sMobHyp1.1, whole genome shotgun sequence:
agtcatgggtatatagagattagaccagtgggctaagcacacactcctgaggtgcaccagtgttgattgtcagtgaggaggagatgttatcaccaatccgaactgattgtggtcttccgattaggaagttgaggatccaattgcagagggaggtacagaggcccaggttctgtaacttctcaatcaggactgtgggaatgatggtattaaatgctgagctatagtcgatgaacagcatcctgacacatgtgtttgtgttgtccaggtggactaaggccatgtgaagagccattgagattgcatctgccattgacctattgtggtgatagatcATGACCAACACATCTGTTAGCTCTTCAGCATCCTCTtgtaggactctgggatgtagtccatctggtccaggtgacttatccaccttaagacctttcagtttgtctaccactttttcctttgtaatagcaatgacactcatgaacctctggcagactgctagtgtcttccacagtgaatactgaagcaaagtacttattaagttcatctaccatttctttatcCTCCATTACCACCtcaacagcatcattttctagtggttcagtatcaactctcaccttccttttattctttatataactgaaaaaaacttttagtatcctgctttatattatcagctagtttgccctcaaatttcagcttttctcttcttatagctttttagttgtcttttgtaggatgataaaagcttcccaatcatccaacttccccactcacttctgcttccttatatgtcctttctttggcttttatgcagtccttaacttccctcgtTAGCCATGGTTACCTAGCTCTGCCGTTTGAGAACTGTGACATACAGTATTTGTCTTCTGTGACATACAGTTTTTATCCTGCACcgtgtgaactattcccagaagctTCAGGCACCTCTGTTCTACTGTCATCCCAGTCAGTATCccactccaatccacctgggcaagctcctctctcatgcctctgtaattccctttattctattgccATACTGATACATGGTAGttatgcttctctctctcaaaccttattgaattcaatcatattgtcatCACTGTCTCCTAGGGGTTCCTTAATATTcagctgactaataaaatctggattattacacaacacttaatctaagatagcctttgccctagtaggctcaagcacaagctgctctaaaaagtcatctcataggcattcaacaaactccctctcttgtgatctgacaccaaccagattttccgaATGGCCATGCATATTGAATACTCCCATTACAAATGTGACATcacccttattacatgctttttccagctccctttgcaatctcaatcccacatcttggctgctattTAGAGGCCTATATTGATTCCCAcaatggttttttttttacccttgtggTCTCTTAACTCTTCCCACAAAGATACAAGGAAAAGGCagaaggttggggctgagaggaaaattgaatcagccatgatgaaatggtggagcagactcgatgagccaaatggcctaattttgttcctatatcttatggtcttatggaaatctaCTGCAAAATAATTCATaccatatttatatatatataatgtgctTTCCCTCCAAGCCCTCTCATCCATTTACCTATCAAAATTTTTCTTTCTCCTCAGCTTGAGTGAGACTAGACCTAGagatcatgtgttaagggtgaaaggtgaagagtttaaggggaagatgaagggaaacttcttcactcagagggtcgtgagagtgtggaaggagctacCAGTGCAagaggtgcatgcaagctcgatttcaatgcttaagcgAAGTTTGCATCAGTACATGTTGGCGGGGGTTTGGACaactatggtctgagtgcaggtccaTAGGACTAGGCAACTTAAATGATGTGGcacgaactagatgggctgaagggcctagttTATGTGATGTACTTTTTTATGACTATATGACTTTATCTATGAAGAGGAACCAACGGTCGGCATTTCGGGTgatcatcaggagtggaaaggaaggggacagaacccagaataagaagttggggtgaaggtgtggagggaaaaggacacagcatctgcagaatctcttgtgtttatgtcgcAGTGCTGAAGCACAGCGTATGGGGCTGGGGGAGAAAAGTCTCCATTGCTTGTTTCCCAGTATATACACTTTGAGTGCAGAGGCACACCATTGGAGAGGGATTATCTTCCTCAGTAGCCCTGAAAGGGTATTTGGACAGCTTTTTGAACTTAAGTTTGAAACACTTAAGTAGAATCCAGTAAataagtagagcagtagataaaATCTTGTCTGTTTAATGGTTTTTCGatgctaaatttaaaaaaaataatttgcaaTGTTTAGCAATGAAAATGGACCAGAAAAAGATGTTAATGTATCAGCAGGAGACCACTAAAGTGATTAAATTGCATATTTTAACTGAAGTAGAAAGTACTAATTTTGTTATTCTTAGATTTGCCTTCTTTGTTATGTTTATTTTAGTAACTAAAGAAGGACTCCTAACTTGTAGTTCTGTTCTAACTTTTAGCATTATAGGTTCTTTCATTAACTCTCCACTGAGTACTAATTTCTACAGCAgtaaataattatttttcttgACTACCGAACTTTTGCTGTGTTATGTTCAGCATATAATTTGTATAAGAATTTGAACATGTCAGTTGTGTTCTTCCATGACTGAAGAGGTTTCAGCATCTTTAGTCACGGATTAGTTTTTACTTTGCCATGAATTTATTAGCCATAAAAAATTACCTGATCATCTCTTTTATTGCCACAATATGCTAAATGCCAGCCTTTTGATTTTTGACTGAGGTAAGCCCTCTATTTCAATTCATTACCAAAAAATAGTCACCTTACCTTATTTAATGCCTGTTCCATGCAAGCCAGTTAAGATTCTGCTGTAGCCAGATTGCAGATACTCTTGttcgatttgatttttttttaaaggatgAATCATCTTATTCTACCAGCACATCAGTGAACTTGCATTTGAGAATCCTAGTGAGATCATATGGATAATTAAATGAAATATGCAAGCTCAGTCCTATGCTATGATTTGGCAAAGTGGACTATGTAAACTGCATTAAAAAAACTATCAATGATTTGCTCATCCTTTCTGATATGTGAACTACATTTTGGTAAGGAATCTAGTAAACAGGAgttgcctgtttttttttgtggaataAAACAACAAATCTTTTTGGAATATTAAATATTCTATGCCTTTGGACAGAGAGAGTTGACAGGGAAGGACTTGATTTGAGTTGAACCTCAATTTGCCAGATTGACTTGAACTCCTGCCAAACATTGTAACTAATTTAAGACTTAGCAGTGTGTCCTAAACTACTATATTATAAATTACTTCAACTGTTTATTAGCCTGTGCTACTAAGATGAAACAGACAGTTGATTGGAAGCTGCTGAGCACCAATAAttggcatctctctctctcttaccagATTCGGCTACCTTATCAGTCTTGTATTGTGGCTGAAGTTAAAACAAAATCTGAAGCTTTTTAAATTTGCTCTTTCTTAGAGTGATTCTCCCCCTCTGGTCTTGAACTTCCTTTTCCTGGACCACAGATGCAATTGCTGACAGGAATTTTTACTGCTTATGTAAATTATCTGGGTTGAGATCTTTGTGAGTTTAGCACAAAGATCACCATTTGATACTCATGAgaaaaaatataattcaaataGTTTTATTATAATAACACTAAAAGTAGAACTAGAGTGAATCAAGGGGCTTCTTGAGTGCTGTATAttccatttaatatgatcatgatCATTCTCCAATTATGTATCTTCTCCTGATCCCCATGACAAAAATTAAGCCTTGATTCAAAAAGTCTGTTAATCTTGGACCTGAAGGTACTTGACAGCTATCGTGCTTAGGGATAGAAACTTTCAGAGTCACAAATCGCTGCATGAGGAAATTGCTCCTCATCGTCGTATTAAATGGATGAGACTAAGTTTGTGATTGTATTGTCTTCATGAGTCTTTCACACATTGAGAAATGATGATTATATTCATGTTACATGATGTAACTGGAAGTAGCTATTTCTCTGGTCTTACTCCTTTTACTCCTTCATTCTCCTTTTGTGCACAGTGCCGATACTGTTTTAAAAACAATTGACTGAATTttcatttataatcaaaatgtaATGATTATTGATTTTTAAGTTTCTTGCATTATTTATAACATGAACTCATACTCAATGTTCATTAAATGGTGTTGCTACTCATCACTTTCAGGAGATTATTCACTCCATAAATTGTTTTGTCTTTACTAAACTTGCAATGTGCATTTTAGTAAAACAAATCTGTATAACGGTAAAATTACTATTTAGATTGGAGCAGGATCCAAATTAGAATACTTTAAAATAAGATATGCAGAAAATCTACACCCACTATAATCAAAATATAATTGTTGCCATTTTTAAACAAATAATGACTTTTTTCAGTATGAAATGAATGGAACATAAACTGTTTGCTTTGACTAATTAACAATAATCCTCAAAATGTTTAACATTTTTTCTACTGTATTCTGAAATAGCGATGGAACATCTATTCAGCATTTTAATTTTTGGGTATTTTGAGCTGGAAAACAGCTTCCTTTTTAGTACTCATAGGTTGTGGTTTTGAGATCTTTTTGATAGTTCAGCCATACTTTTATCAGTGGTCTGTGATCATAAAGCTATTTATGTTCTTAACTGTTAAAGGCATTATTATAGATTATGCTTTTTGGCATAAAACAGTGGGAATTTTCAGGCACAACTGAATAATATGTATTTTCTAAAGTCTGCTTCTCTGATGCGCTGTAAACCCACACAATCTGCCAAATCAGGTGCCTCAGCATGCAGTTATGTGGGCTTTTCTGTGTAGTACTAGATTGCACATGACACACAGAAAGAAAAGCTGACCTTATGATTTGTATGAAATAGTTGATGTGGTCACTTTCCCGCTTTTTTTAATTACAATGACCAGTGTTGTTTATTTCTTTTCTATAGTCATGGTGGACAATTGGGAAACTGAACTGCCAGCACTGAGGGGCCCGTCTAGGGGAATTTAATTTTGTTTGCCCTGCCAAATGCCCTTGTGGGCAGACAGTGACTGTTCATATCTGCAAGCGTCGGACTGACTATGAACCGCTACGTTTAATCAGAACCACTGAGTCTGCAGAGGTGAAATCCTTGCAGAAAATACAATATATACACATACTAGAACCTGTGGAGAAGTTGGAGCATGGGTCAAAAAATAGTTTGTTCCACTACAGGCAAAAAGAATTTTTACATCATTTGAAAAAGATGGATCATGAACAAGGGACTGATGCCCTTTGCCTGGAGGCAAGATCACACAACAGAGGAATTGTAGAAGTTGACAGCAACTTCAAAGCAGCTTATCCACAGCCATGCTCTTCTGCTTCACAGCCAGTGAGAGCCAGATGTGCAGTGAAAGGTTTTCACAAAAAGTCTTTCAGTCTGGATTTTAACAGCATAAGCTCAAAGGATGTGTCAGTTAGTTCTGCTGGCATTCATGGATTATGTCCACGATCTTCTTCTTGTGGCCTTATAATGAATCACATAGATGAGGCTTCTAATCCGATACAGCAGATTTCGGTGTCAGAAGATACTAAACTGCAACTGCTTGCAAGAGAAGAATCAAATGGATCTCTCTTTCCTAATCGATACATTAAAGAGTCTGATTTTGTGTTGAACCCTCAGTCATTCCATGATCATCCAGTTGATGAAGAAAACATCGATCCTGGTCCATCTGTGCCAAGACACTGTAGGAACAAAGCTGCTCATGTATCCACCACTGTTAGAGGTTGGTCCCCTGACTCAAGTACTGAAACAAGTGATgcagaagagaggggggaaggacaTGAAGCTGGAACAAACAATCCCTGTGATGATCCTGCGCCGTGCATTCCCTTATTTTCCTCTGTAGATGAGAGACCCTTGAgtaaaagagagagaaataaactTAAGAGTTTGAAGAGGAAACAGCGGAAGTGGCAGCGATGGCATCAGAGCAAATTGAAGGAACAAAAACAGGTCAGTGCTTGAAAGCCTGAGACAGCCTACATACAGTAATGTTAATATCAGAAAGTCAGGTTAAAATTGGGAACTACTCAGTAAAAAATAAGGAATATCATTTAAAATATAATCTGCATTTAAATTAGAATCAAAGAGTCAGTGATTGCTTAAGAAGAGCACAACTTAGGCACCAAAAATCCCAAGTTATAAAACAACAATTGTTTTTAGATCAAAGCAATATTAACAGTGTATTCTTCAGGGTTTCATATTGGAGCTGCTATTATTtatgatatatattaatgatggACATTACTGTTAAATAAAATTTGTAGTTTACACAAAATACGTTAGCAATGATGAGGATACTAACTAGAGTTGACATTACAGATGAACTGGTGAAGTGTGAATGCatgttaatgcagacaagtgtgaactgAAGAAAGGGGGGAAACCAACTAGACTAAATAGTAAAATTGCAGAAACCAACAGGCTTGGGTGCAAATGTATGCAAATATTTGAAGATGGTTGGTCAGATTATGTAAGTGAATAGGAAttggaattgctttattattgtgaCGTGTGCCAATATATAGTAAAAAGTTTTTTTCTTGCAAagtgatcaaatcattacacaatgcattgaggaaGAACAAGGAAATGCAATAACACGATGCAAAACAAAGTGAAACAGctaaagagaaagtgcagtgtgggtaaataataaggtgcgagttcataatgaggtagattgtgtggTCAAAAGTCCATTTATTACATTAGAG
This genomic window contains:
- the rnf180a gene encoding E3 ubiquitin-protein ligase RNF180 isoform X1; this translates as MDHEQGTDALCLEARSHNRGIVEVDSNFKAAYPQPCSSASQPVRARCAVKGFHKKSFSLDFNSISSKDVSVSSAGIHGLCPRSSSCGLIMNHIDEASNPIQQISVSEDTKLQLLAREESNGSLFPNRYIKESDFVLNPQSFHDHPVDEENIDPGPSVPRHCRNKAAHVSTTVRGWSPDSSTETSDAEERGEGHEAGTNNPCDDPAPCIPLFSSVDERPLSKRERNKLKSLKRKQRKWQRWHQSKLKEQKQASSSNLTTSDDDEIKWEKEGYICAVCLDIFFSPYMCYPCHHIFCEPCLRSLAKDNPTSTPCPLCRTIITRVFFQTELNNTMKSLFSEEYIARRQSFQKASCAKWPLPSCRRLIKVLGGFRRRPDPVARRQFPHGAYRLDFEDDNRGWRFDMDMVTQSHRYYKIFCKCWKSRVTQLKCWRNSAEEAARQRNERLTFWMRPFISSWLDAAWPAAFTSNFDVCWLIVCAFYRMEF